In Malus sylvestris chromosome 16, drMalSylv7.2, whole genome shotgun sequence, the following are encoded in one genomic region:
- the LOC126606266 gene encoding probable metal-nicotianamine transporter YSL7 isoform X2: MERSLSKGSDNQSDDLDAKKGTAGKTKKKLNVEEAFKATAVPPWTKQITVRSMVTSFILSIVFNFIVCKLNLTTGVIPSLNVAAGLLGFAVVKGYTAMIDKCGFLKQPFTRQENTVIQTCVVASSGIAFSSGTASYLLGMSAKIAAQGDLGNTPINIKKLDVGWMIGFLFAVSFVGLFSIMPLRKMMILKYKLTYPSGTATAYLINSFHTPKGAKLAKKQVAVLFKSFCFSFAFAFFQWFFAAADGCGFSSFPTFGLKAFANKFYFDFSATYVGVGMICPIMVNVSLLVGAIISWGIMWPLIETKKGIWYSANLSASSLHGIQGYRVFIAIAMMLGDGLFHVVYMLFMTTKSLATQRSEKKLESSSSPPVNLDSVEAGGSSEVVSANYDEQRRIEYFLKDQIPSWVAFSGYIVLAAISISVVPLIFPQLKWYHVLVAYLIAPVLAFCNAYGCGLTDWSLASNYGKFAIIIFSAWVGLDQGGVIAGLASCGVMMSIVATASDLMQDFKTGYLTLSSPRSMFFSQVFGTAMGCVMSPLVFWVFYKAYPLGDPDGPYPAPYGLMYRGIALLGVEGVGSLPKNCVVLAVSFFAAAVAINIIIELLQRYETKYRIYRFIPSPMCMAIPFYLGSYFAIDMCVGCLILVLWRRKNRQKADDFGPAVASGLICGDSLWGVPAAILAIASVKAPICMKFLSASANNKVNSLLGS; this comes from the exons ATGGAGAGAAGCCTTAGCAAGGGCAGTGATAACCAGAGTGACGACTTGGATGCCAAGAAAGGCACTGCCGGAAAGACCAAAAAGAAGTTGAATGTTGAGGAGGCGTTCAAGGCCACGGCGGTGCCGCCGTGGACCAAGCAGATTACGGTGAGGTCGATGGTCACCAGCTTCATTCTCAGCATCGTCTTCAACTTCATCGTCTGCAAGTTGAACCTCACCACTGGTGTTATTCCCTCGCTCAACGTCGCCGCCGGACTGCTCGGCTTCGCCGTGGTGAAAGGCTACACCGCCATGATCGACAAGTGCGGCTTCTTGAAGCAGCCTTTCACTCGCCAGGAAAACACCGTCATTCAGACTTGCGTCGTCGCCTCTTCCGGGATCGCCTTTAGCA GTGGAACTGCAAGTTATTTACTGGGAATGAGTGCAAAGATTGCTGCGCAAGGAGATCTAGGCAACACCCCGATCAACATAAAGAAGCTTGATGTTGGATGGATGATTGGGTTTCTCTTCGCTGTCAGCTTCGTCGGGTTGTTTTCGATTATGCCCCTCAGGAAG ATGATGATCCTGAAGTACAAGTTAACGTACCCGAGTGGAACTGCAACTGCATACCTCATCAACAGCTTTCACACACCCAAAGGAGCTAAGCTGGCAAA GAAACAGGTTGCTGTGCTCTTCAAAAGCTTCTGTTTCAGCTTTGCGTTTGCCTTCTTCCAGTGGTTTTTCGCTGCTGCTGACGGCTGCGGATTTTCCAGCTTCCCAACATTTGGTCTTAAAGCCTTTGCTAACAA GTTTTACTTTGATTTTTCAGCGACTTATGTTGGCGTTGGCATGATCTGCCCTATCATGGTCAATGTATCTTTGCTTGTTGGAGCCATTATTTCATGGGGAATCATGTGGCCCTTGATTGAGACAAAGAAAGGTATCTGGTACAGCGCTAATCTATCCGCCAGCAGTCTCCACGGCATCCAAGGATACAGG GTTTTTATTGCTATAGCGATGATGCTTGGCGACGGTTTGTTCCATGTAGTCTACATGCTCTTCATGACCACAAAAAGTCTCGCGACACAAAGATCAGAGAAGAAACTTGAGTCGTCTTCATCACCACCTGTAAATCTTGACAGTGTTGAAGCCGGAGGGTCCTCCGAAGTTGTCTCTGCAAACTATGATGAACAACGAAGAATCGAGTACTTCTTGAAAGACCAAATCCCCAGCTGGGTTGCTTTCTCTGGCTACATTGTGCTCGCAGCCATATCCATCAGTGTGGTACCCTTGATCTTCCCCCAACTGAAATGGTACCATGTGCTGGTTGCATATCTGATTGCCCCAGTCTTGGCCTTCTGCAATGCCTACGGCTGTGGCCTCACTGATTGGTCTCTTGCCTCCAACTATGGCAAATTTGCCATCATAATCTTCAGCGCTTGGGTTGGCCTTGACCAAGGTGGTGTCATTGCCGGCCTTGCGTCTTGTGGTGTGATGATGAGCATTGTCGCGACCGCTTCTGATCTCATGCAAGACTTCAAGACAGGATACCTCACACTCTCGTCTCCTCGCTCCATGTTCTTCAGCCAAGTCTTTGGCACAGCCATGGGATGCGTCATGTCTCCATTAGTATTCTGGGTTTTCTACAAAGCTTACCCACTTGGTGATCCAGATGGTCCTTATCCTGCACCCTACGGCCTAATGTACCGCGGCATTGCACTCCTTGGAGTTGAGGGTGTCGGTTCCCTCCCCAAAAACTGCGTTGTGCTTGCAGTCTCGTTTTTCGCAGCTGCAGTCGCCATAAACATAATCATCGAGCTGTTACAGCGTTATGAAACCAAGTACAGGATCTATAG GTTCATTCCCAGCCCAATGTGCATGGCGATTCCATTCTACCTGGGTTCCTACTTCGCCATTGACATGTGCGTGGGATGCTTGATCCTCGTCCTTTGGCGGAGGAAGAACAGGCAAAAGGCCGATGACTTTGG
- the LOC126606266 gene encoding probable metal-nicotianamine transporter YSL7 isoform X1, whose product MERSLSKGSDNQSDDLDAKKGTAGKTKKKLNVEEAFKATAVPPWTKQITVRSMVTSFILSIVFNFIVCKLNLTTGVIPSLNVAAGLLGFAVVKGYTAMIDKCGFLKQPFTRQENTVIQTCVVASSGIAFSSGTASYLLGMSAKIAAQGDLGNTPINIKKLDVGWMIGFLFAVSFVGLFSIMPLRKMMILKYKLTYPSGTATAYLINSFHTPKGAKLAKKQVAVLFKSFCFSFAFAFFQWFFAAADGCGFSSFPTFGLKAFANKFYFDFSATYVGVGMICPIMVNVSLLVGAIISWGIMWPLIETKKGIWYSANLSASSLHGIQGYRVFIAIAMMLGDGLFHVVYMLFMTTKSLATQRSEKKLESSSSPPVNLDSVEAGGSSEVVSANYDEQRRIEYFLKDQIPSWVAFSGYIVLAAISISVVPLIFPQLKWYHVLVAYLIAPVLAFCNAYGCGLTDWSLASNYGKFAIIIFSAWVGLDQGGVIAGLASCGVMMSIVATASDLMQDFKTGYLTLSSPRSMFFSQVFGTAMGCVMSPLVFWVFYKAYPLGDPDGPYPAPYGLMYRGIALLGVEGVGSLPKNCVVLAVSFFAAAVAINIIIELLQRYETKYRIYRFIPNPMCMAIPFYLGSYFAIDMCVGSLILVLWRRKNRQKADDFGPAVASGLICGDSLWGVPAAILAIASVKAPICMKFLSASANNKVDSLLGS is encoded by the exons ATGGAGAGAAGCCTTAGCAAGGGCAGTGATAACCAGAGTGACGACTTGGATGCCAAGAAAGGCACTGCCGGAAAGACCAAAAAGAAGTTGAATGTTGAGGAGGCGTTCAAGGCCACGGCGGTGCCGCCGTGGACCAAGCAGATTACGGTGAGGTCGATGGTCACCAGCTTCATTCTCAGCATCGTCTTCAACTTCATCGTCTGCAAGTTGAACCTCACCACTGGTGTTATTCCCTCGCTCAACGTCGCCGCCGGACTGCTCGGCTTCGCCGTGGTGAAAGGCTACACCGCCATGATCGACAAGTGCGGCTTCTTGAAGCAGCCTTTCACTCGCCAGGAAAACACCGTCATTCAGACTTGCGTCGTCGCCTCTTCCGGGATCGCCTTTAGCA GTGGAACTGCAAGTTATTTACTGGGAATGAGTGCAAAGATTGCTGCGCAAGGAGATCTAGGCAACACCCCGATCAACATAAAGAAGCTTGATGTTGGATGGATGATTGGGTTTCTCTTCGCTGTCAGCTTCGTCGGGTTGTTTTCGATTATGCCCCTCAGGAAG ATGATGATCCTGAAGTACAAGTTAACGTACCCGAGTGGAACTGCAACTGCATACCTCATCAACAGCTTTCACACACCCAAAGGAGCTAAGCTGGCAAA GAAACAGGTTGCTGTGCTCTTCAAAAGCTTCTGTTTCAGCTTTGCGTTTGCCTTCTTCCAGTGGTTTTTCGCTGCTGCTGACGGCTGCGGATTTTCCAGCTTCCCAACATTTGGTCTTAAAGCCTTTGCTAACAA GTTTTACTTTGATTTTTCAGCGACTTATGTTGGCGTTGGCATGATCTGCCCTATCATGGTCAATGTATCTTTGCTTGTTGGAGCCATTATTTCATGGGGAATCATGTGGCCCTTGATTGAGACAAAGAAAGGTATCTGGTACAGCGCTAATCTATCCGCCAGCAGTCTCCACGGCATCCAAGGATACAGG GTTTTTATTGCTATAGCGATGATGCTTGGCGACGGTTTGTTCCATGTAGTCTACATGCTCTTCATGACCACAAAAAGTCTCGCGACACAAAGATCAGAGAAGAAACTTGAGTCGTCTTCATCACCACCTGTAAATCTTGACAGTGTTGAAGCCGGAGGGTCCTCCGAAGTTGTCTCTGCAAACTATGATGAACAACGAAGAATCGAGTACTTCTTGAAAGACCAAATCCCCAGCTGGGTTGCTTTCTCTGGCTACATTGTGCTCGCAGCCATATCCATCAGTGTGGTACCCTTGATCTTCCCCCAACTGAAATGGTACCATGTGCTGGTTGCATATCTGATTGCCCCAGTCTTGGCCTTCTGCAATGCCTACGGCTGTGGCCTCACTGATTGGTCTCTTGCCTCCAACTATGGCAAATTTGCCATCATAATCTTCAGCGCTTGGGTTGGCCTTGACCAAGGTGGTGTCATTGCCGGCCTTGCGTCTTGTGGTGTGATGATGAGCATTGTCGCGACCGCTTCTGATCTCATGCAAGACTTCAAGACAGGATACCTCACACTCTCGTCTCCTCGCTCCATGTTCTTCAGCCAAGTCTTTGGCACAGCCATGGGATGCGTCATGTCTCCATTAGTATTCTGGGTTTTCTACAAAGCTTACCCACTTGGTGATCCAGATGGTCCTTATCCTGCACCCTACGGCCTAATGTACCGCGGCATTGCACTCCTTGGAGTTGAGGGTGTCGGTTCCCTCCCCAAAAACTGCGTTGTGCTTGCAGTCTCGTTTTTCGCAGCTGCAGTCGCCATAAACATAATCATCGAGCTGTTACAGCGTTATGAAACCAAGTACAGGATCTATAGGTTCATTCCCAACCCAATGTGCATGGCGATTCCATTCTACCTGGGTTCCTACTTCGCCATTGACATGTGCGTGGGAAGCTTGATCCTCGTCCTGTGGCGGAGGAAGAACAGGCAAAAGGCCGATGACTTTGGGCCAGCTGTGGCGTCGGGACTCATCTGCGGTGATTCATTGTGGGGCGTCCCGGCTGCTATCCTGGCCATTGCGTCTGTCAAAGCTCCTATCTGCATGAAGTTCCTCTCTGCTTCTGCCAACAACAAAGTTGATTCCCTATTAGGTAGCTAG
- the LOC126606274 gene encoding eukaryotic initiation factor 4A-III homolog A isoform X3 gives MTEASARRGGGMGDEKLEFVTSDGIESIMTFDQMGLRDNLPRGVYNYGFEKPSAIQQRAVRPIIEGRDVIAQAQSGTGKTSMIALTVCQLVDTSSREVQALILSPTRELAAQTEKVILAIGNFINIQAHSCIGGKSVGEDIRKLEYGVHVVSGTPGRVCDMIKRRTLRTRAIKLLVLDESDEMLSRGFKDQIYDVYRYLPAELQVCLISATLPHEILEMTNKFMTEPVRILVNRDELTLEGIKQFFVAVEREEWKFDTLCDLYDTLTITQAVIFCNTKRKVDRKDEE, from the exons ATGACAGAGGCATCGGCAAGACGCGGCGGAGGAATGGGTGACGAGAAGCTGGAGTTCGTAACTTCCGACGGGATTGAGTCCATCATGACCTTCGATCAGATGGGTTTAAGGGACAATCTCCCCCGAGGCGTCTACAACTACGGCTTTGAGAAGCCCTCCGCCATCCAGCAACGAGCCGTCAGGCCCATCATTGAGGGCCGCGACGTCATCGCCCAGGCCCAGTCCGGTACCGGCAAGACCTCCATGATTGCCCTCACCGTCTGCCAGCTCGTCGACACCTCCTCCCGTGA GGTTCAGGCTTTGATATTGTCTCCGACGAGGGAATTGGCGGCGCAGACGGAGAAGGTGATATTAGCAATTGGGAATTTCATAAATATACAAGCTCATTCTTGCATTGGAGGCAAAAGCGTGGGTGAGGATATCCGAAAGCTCGAGTATGGCGTTCATGTGGTATCTGGAACTCCTGGCAGAGTCTGTGATATGATCAAAAGAAGAACACTCCGAACTCGAGCCATCAAATTATTAGTTCTT GATGAATCTGATGAAATGTTGAGCAGAGGATTCAAGGATCAGATTTATGATGTCTACAGATATCTTCCTGCTGAGCTCCag GTTTGCTTGATTTCTGCTACACTTCCTCATGAAATTTTGGAGATGACCAACAAGTTTATGACTGAACCTGTAAGGATCCTTGTTAATCGTGATGAGTTGACGTTGGAG GGAATCAAGCAATTTTTCGTGGCTGTCGAAAGAGAGGAATGGAAGTTTGATACTCTTTGTGACCTCTATGATACCCTTACAATTACACAAGCTGTTATTTTCTGCAACACCAAGCGAAAG GTGGACCGAAAAGATGAGGAGTAA
- the LOC126606266 gene encoding probable metal-nicotianamine transporter YSL7 isoform X3, producing MERSLSNGSDNQGTAGKTKKKLNVEEAFKAMAVPPWTKQITVRSMVTSFIVSIVFNFIVCKLNLSTGVIPSLNVAAGLVGLGMVKRYTAMIDKCGFLKQPFTRQENTVIQTCVVASSGIAFSSGTASYLLGMSANIAAQGDLGNTPINIKKLDVGWMIGFLFAVSFVGLFSIMPLGKMMIMKYKLTYPSGTATAYLINSFHTPKGAKLAKKQVAVLGKSFCFSFAFAFFQWFFAAADGCGFSSFPTFGLKAFANKFYFDFSATYVGVGMICPIMVNVSLLVGAIISWGIMWPLIETKKGIWYSANLSASSLHGIQGYRVFIAIAMMLGDGLFHVVYMLFMTTKSLATQRSEKKLESSSSPPVNLDSVEAGGSSEVVSANYDEQRRIEYFLKDQIPSWVAFSGYIVLAAISISVVPLIFPQLKWYHVLVAYLIAPVLAFCNAYGCGLTDWSLASNYGKFAIIIFSAWVGLDQGGVIAGLASCGVMMSIVATASDLMQDFKTGYLTLSSPRSMFFSQVFGTAMGCVMSPLVFWVFYKAYPLGDPDGPYPAPYGLMYRGIALLGVEGVGSLPKNCVVLAVSFFAAAGAINIIIELLQRYETKYRIYRFIPSPMCMAIPFYLGSYFAIDMCVGCLILVLWRRKNRQKADDFGPAVASGLICGDSLWGVPAAILAIASVKAPICMKFLSASANNKVNSLLGS from the exons ATGGAGAGAAGCCTCAGCAATGGCAGTGATAACCAGGGCACTGCCGGAAAGACCAAAAAGAAGTTGAATGTTGAGGAGGCGTTCAAGGCCATGGCGGTGCCGCCGTGGACCAAGCAGATTACGGTGAGGTCGATGGTCACCAGCTTCATTGTCAGCATTGTCTTCAACTTCATCGTCTGCAAGTTGAACCTCAGCACCGGTGTTATTCCCTCGCTCAACGTCGCCGCCGGACTGGTCGGCTTGGGGATGGTGAAACGCTACACCGCCATGATCGACAAGTGCGGCTTCTTGAAGCAGCCTTTCACTCGCCAGGAAAACACCGTCATTCAGACTTGCGTCGTCGCCTCTTCCGGGATCGCCTTTAGCA GTGGAACTGCAAGTTATTTACTGGGAATGAGTGCAAATATTGCTGCGCAAGGAGATCTAGGCAACACCCCGATCAACATAAAGAAGCTTGATGTTGGATGGATGATTGGATTTCTCTTCGCCGTCAGCTTCGTCGGGTTGTTTTCGATTATGCCCCTCGGAAAG ATGATGATCATGAAGTACAAGTTAACGTACCCGAGTGGAACTGCAACTGCATACCTCATCAACAGCTTTCACACACCCAAAGGAGCTAAGCTGGCAAA GAAACAAGTTGCTGTGCTCGGCAAAAGCTTCTGCTTCAGCTTTGCGTTTGCCTTCTTCCAGTGGTTTTTCGCTGCTGCTGACGGCTGCGGATTTTCCAGCTTCCCAACATTTGGTCTTAAAGCCTTTGCTAACAA GTTTTACTTTGATTTTTCAGCGACTTATGTTGGCGTTGGCATGATCTGCCCTATCATGGTCAATGTATCTTTGCTTGTTGGAGCCATTATTTCATGGGGAATCATGTGGCCCTTGATTGAGACAAAGAAAGGTATCTGGTACAGCGCTAATCTATCCGCCAGCAGTCTCCACGGCATCCAAGGATACAGG GTTTTTATTGCTATAGCGATGATGCTTGGCGACGGTTTGTTCCATGTAGTCTACATGCTCTTCATGACCACAAAAAGTCTCGCGACACAAAGATCAGAGAAGAAACTTGAGTCGTCTTCATCACCACCTGTAAATCTTGACAGTGTTGAAGCCGGAGGGTCCTCCGAAGTTGTCTCTGCAAACTATGATGAACAACGAAGAATCGAGTACTTCTTGAAAGACCAAATCCCCAGCTGGGTTGCTTTCTCTGGCTACATTGTGCTCGCAGCCATATCCATCAGTGTGGTACCCTTGATCTTCCCCCAACTGAAATGGTACCATGTGCTGGTTGCATATCTGATTGCCCCAGTCTTGGCCTTCTGCAATGCCTACGGCTGTGGCCTCACTGATTGGTCTCTTGCCTCCAACTATGGCAAATTTGCCATCATAATCTTCAGCGCTTGGGTTGGCCTTGACCAAGGTGGTGTCATTGCCGGCCTTGCGTCTTGTGGTGTGATGATGAGCATTGTCGCGACCGCTTCTGATCTCATGCAAGACTTCAAGACAGGATACCTCACACTCTCGTCTCCTCGCTCCATGTTCTTCAGCCAAGTCTTTGGCACAGCCATGGGATGCGTCATGTCTCCATTAGTATTCTGGGTTTTCTACAAAGCTTACCCACTTGGTGATCCAGATGGTCCTTATCCTGCACCCTACGGCCTAATGTACCGCGGCATTGCACTCCTTGGAGTTGAGGGTGTCGGTTCCCTCCCCAAAAACTGCGTCGTGCTTGCAGTCTCGTTTTTCGCAGCTGCAGGCGCCATAAACATAATCATCGAGCTGTTACAGCGTTATGAAACCAAGTACAGGATCTATAGGTTCATTCCCAGCCCAATGTGCATGGCGATTCCATTCTACCTGGGTTCCTACTTCGCCATTGACATGTGCGTGGGATGCTTGATCCTCGTCCTTTGGCGGAGGAAGAACAGGCAAAAGGCCGATGACTTTGG